A region of the Strix aluco isolate bStrAlu1 chromosome 9, bStrAlu1.hap1, whole genome shotgun sequence genome:
CTGAATGTGACTGTTGGGAGGGCAGATGTTGCTGTATTTCAGAGGAAGAAGTGGCAACTGTGACCATATGACTTGTATCATTTGAATCTAAATAGAGGTGGACAAATTTTTTACAGGAGTAACTCTTGGGTTCCCGAAAGCCTCCATCCCTGCAGGACACTTTCTTGGAGGATTTTGTCCTTTGGTGTCAGGCTAGCCAAAGCCTCCTGCTTCCTAGGAATAAGAGCAAAAGACAGTTGAAGATTGTCAAACTTGAAACTTTTTCCTGTCATATTTGTCCAAATTGACTGTGTCTGTAAAATACAAGCAAGAATGCAGTAGAGTTCCCTTGGACAGTTCAATTTTAAAACTTCACAAACCCAGTCAGATCAACTGTTTGTGTTGTATTGCACATTTGGATTTCTAGATGCAGCCATATGGCTGCAGgaggtgtggtggtggtggtggttgttcaTGAAGCTGTGTAAGAGATGTTACCTTTTACTCACAGCTATAATATGGACTGCTTAAAGCAGCCTACATTTAGAACAGGTAGATTTGACTGGAGATCAGGGCATGCCCCAGTAAATGAACAAGTGGTGATTGACAGGAAGGAATATGATCTTAACAATACATAAAAGAAGCATGCATATTAGagcaaaaaaaatcaatcttaagGTTAACAGCATAAGGGATCAGCATTAATGTGCATGCTACTTTGCTGTTTCAACATCTACCAGTTCTTAGTTTTGTTTAGTGATTGCTGATGGGTGGCTTCAGGCTTCTTGAAAATGCATTTGACTGATGCAACATCTGCCCACTGCTTATGTCCACTGCGCGTGGACTTCTCAAACTGGGACAAAGAAGCACCAGAAGCAGTGGTGGATGGCAGCGTTTTTCAGTCTCTGCTTGTCAGAAGAATGCAGAAACTCATTGTTCTGCCTGAATTTACTGAAGACTATACACATTCTTATTCCAGTTGCAGATTGCTTTATCTTCATTTGAAAGTTTGCAGGCAGCTTCTTAGTTACTgacggggggggggaggtgtggggggtgtggggtgtggaaGTACTTTAACAAAAAATCCTGTAACAGTAAAGTTAATTTgctgaaacaaatgtttttctctaggttaaatttgccttttcagggTGATCAAATAAATAGCAAGCAACTACCAGTGCTGCACCACATCATGCTTGCCACTTCTTAATCAGTGCACAGCACTGATGTAGTTCCAATGCCAAAACATAAACAATTATGACAGCACTGTACCATGAAGTGAATTCTGTTCTACATAGAgatccatttcattttcatggcTAGAGAATCAGTGAGTAAATATAACAAGTGAGTCATGGTGTCTTGGAggtatatattttattaaatactaTGTATGATACAATACATGTATATAGTTTGAGAATATAAAATATGTGTAAATGTTATTGAAAATtgtatattctgtatttttatatttactcaTGCGCAAATGTTTTGCCAGTGATACAGTAATTGCTGTGTTAtatataaatttcatttttctgtttttgtaCATTTAAAGTAGAAGCATACGAGTGAAACAACAGAGCTGTTTTGATGAGTGTTTTTGTCGTTCATAAGCGTGCTATATCTTTGTATAATTTGCTTAGGTTTGTAACCAGAAGATCCTACAGTGGTATGGCAAGTAGCGTTGTCTCTCTGTAAATCAATTCTGATGTCTTTGCCTTGTCTTTAGGGTTTTCCCATTCAGCATTTACCTTTGGTATAGAGAGCCATATCAGCCAGTCTAATATAAATGGTGCTCTGGTGCCACCAGCTGCTTTGATTTCCATCATCCAGAAAGGTCTGCAGTATGTAGAGGCAGAAGTCAGTATTAATGAGGTAAGGAGACTTTGCCTGCAGGAGCATTATGTCCTTGCTTGCAGTAAGTTTGAAtgttagtattttttcttaactttcttgtatcctatttatttacttttacttCAGATTCCTTACTGCTGGTGTTCACCATGACTCCAGTGGTGGAACCAGAATGGAGTGACATAACTGGGTAGGGCTTCTGCCCAGTGCAGCCACACAACACCAGGCATGGTGTTCTGGCTCAGTGCTTAAAGGTCCGTTGTCTGTAGAGTTTTTACCCTAATATAATGTTGTAGTAAATCCAGACAAGTGCAATAAGATTATCATTGAGacaattaacttttaatttttgtggACTTGCACTAGGGAAGTGGGAGACCACTATGCAGCTCTCATTTGGGTGATGTGTTGTTATAATGAAGCAACGAGAGCCCAAAGGCAAGGTTTCCAAATAGAAAGAGGGTTTCAATTTGTGGCAGGGAGGATGAAGGTGTATGCCAGTTTGCCTTTTGCCTCTGCTGGCTAATTCATCTTGAGCAGGATCTATTAAATTTGATGTTTAAATGGTTATTCCAGCAGTACAGAAACATATGTATCTTCCTGCCTGATGCTGCAGATGCTTGCCctcaatttcctttctcatttatGCCTGGAAGGTTAGCAGCCTTTGTATGTGTCAGTTATATGacagaaagaaactatttttctcaCTAATTCTGCACTCTTTCCAGTCTCTCTTATGTTTGCTGTTTATGTGTAGTTTTCATAGTCCCAGTGAAGCAAATCCTTTCCCTTAGGAAgcctcagaaaaataaagcaagtgaTTGGAATAGAAGGAGGAATATATTTATTGCAAGGAATCCTTGTAGCTCCTAAAAATAGATCCTTACAAAGCCTTAGCATATGTATAAGGGTATTTTTAACTAGGTCTTGTCCATTTCAGGATAAAATTCTTCCTTGTTGTTTGAAAGCATGCcagcactgtttaaaaaaaggaagaaaactagtCAACTCTCTAGATAATATGTTTATGGAAAGTATTAGTCTAATAAGCTAGAATAACTTCACAAGCCAGTGACCCGAATTGCAATGTTTGCAGCTCTTCAAACAAACCATTAGATTTTGTTGCAGCCACTCATGTTTGAAATCATATTCATAGATAgcttacagaatttttttctttagcagatGATTTAGCAAACTTCAAGCATGTAACTTTTGATTCCAGAAGCTCTGCCAGAGGCCTGCATTCTGGCTTCTTTTTGCATACTAATGGTGGCCACTTAACTTTAGACTAAAATTTCAGTCCTAACCACAACAATGATGTGGTATCGCTTCCAGCACCATTTGTAAACTGTTTTGTTATATTAAATCAAAACTGTTGCTTTAGTTTTCCTTGGAGTTTTTGCCCGTAATGTTAATTTGTACTTggtgttgtctttttttgttttctccctctgcTGTAATTTAGGATGGTACCTTGTTTGATGGTAGGCCGATAGAGTCTCTCTCACTGATAGATGCAGTAATGCCTGATGTGGTACAGACAAGACAACAGGCCTACAGAGATAAACTTGCacaacagcaggcagcagctgctgcagccgcAGCCGCGACTAACCAACAGGGATCagcaaaaaatggagaaaatactgcAAATGGAGAAGAGAATGGAGCACATACTATAGCAAGTAAGTGGAGACAGAAATTACCTTAACCTATGTTAATGTCATTTCCTTGTCATTTATCACAGTATGAGCTCGTAGTACGAGGTAGTAGGCAATGAGGTAAATGTGTAGAGGTACTAGTAACCCTTCAGTTTGCAGAGAATACCTTCGTCATAGGTGATACTTTAACAGATGGTGTCTCACTTTGACTGTCCCCAGTTTGATATTTGGAATTGCAGGAGGGGATGCAAACTTCTGAATTCATTAATTCACAATATTCCATTGACCAGTACATCCAGTACTGCTCCTTTCCCATCATCTGAAGGTTTTTCACAGGATCCTCTGAGAGCTCttgcataaagagaaaaaaaccccaagaaaacgCTTTAAATATTGCATCTCCTCAGCTTTGGCCCCTGTACAAGGAATAAGGAGAGAAGTCTGCTAATCTGCAGCTGGCTGAAACTGAGAATTGCTTGTGAAGCTCTGCAAGCTACTTTTGACAGGTTCTGCTAACCCCATGATTCGGACAGTTGTAACTGGCTCTCTGTAGGACAGACTCACTTGTCATGCCGAGACCGTCATGGTCACAGACAAATCCTGTGTCATTTATCTCCTTTATCAGTATCAGTTTTCATGATCTGCTATTCAGAATTATTCAGTGCAACTGCTTGCAGGTTTGTTTTATTCATGGGTTCCATTTCAGTTGTGATTGGTGAAAACTGAGTTTTATTTGTCATCACTGGTCAAAGGAACATACCTGATGATCAGGCTTAGTATCAAAAACTTAAGGTCAGgcattaaaatgagatttttttgaaaatactgttctgGAAGTCGTGAGTTACGCATTTAAGAGGGGGAGTTACAGCTCTTTCTGTAAAAGCACctgaagaaaagatgtttttgagAGAATATTCCTATGGAGCCGTGTACaagtttttcattttacagctggattttactggtttttttcattattatatatGATAAATAAAGTGTAAATATAATCTTTGGCTTAAACAAGCTCTCTACTTTGGcgctttcatttaaaaatctcagAAGAATATTTGCTTGTTAACTGTGAACTGGATAAGAGTAAGCGTAAACTTCAGATCTCCGCTACTGTGAACTGTGATATACCAGCAACCCCTACTGGCTGGTATACCAAATTATACTGGCATTGGTTCTCTTTAATTGAAGCAATGCTTTAAATGGtgttctttcttaaaaatatgcatgttctaatagctttttctgttttctcacacatacaaacaGTGACAGAAACCCTTAATGTTAAATTAAGCAATAGATGTGAAATGGTTTGTTTAACCACAGGGAATAAATATGGAGCAGGTGAACTGTTCAGCATTTTTTACATTCTGCATTTACACTCagtgtgaatttatttttaataatagaaaatgATTGATGGTAGCTGccaagaaaactgttttgttggTTGAATTACCCCCAGTATGTTTTACAGAACAATATGGATCCAGTATCACTTCCACGCAGAAAGCTATGTATTGCCACAATTCCACAGTAACTGCTGATGCAGTTTAAAAAGCTCTGTTATCAGTTTACCGTATCACCAAATGTTATCATATTAATTAAAGCCATTTTGTAAATGAAGTGTCTGAGATGGAGATTTAAAACCTGTTTGACTGCACTTGGTGAAAAGAGAgatttttgaaaatgaatgtgtCATAAACGTATTTTTAAAGCACAAGATAGACTAGTAACATATTGTACTATGCAGTATCATGCCTGGAAAACTCTGAGTACTTTTAACAtcagtgttaatttttttctatgttaaaaaataaacttttggcCTCAATTTTGGAGTTTCAAAATTAAATCCATTTGGATGCTGAGGTTTAGAAGGGCTAAGAGCTTCCTCACGTTTTTGAAACTCATCTGCTTATAGTACTTCATAAATTggaactggaaaaataaaggaactttGCAGCTTTGAACCATATAGTAGTTAAAATGTATTGTCCCAAAATATTAAAATCCACCTCTCTCTACTGTGGTTTCCCATAATGCAGATAATCACACAGATATGATGGAAGTAGATGGAGATGTTGAAATCCCTCCCAACAAGGCAGTGGTGCTGCGTGGCCATGAATCTGAAGTATTCATCTGTGCCTGGAATCCCGTCAGTGACCTTTTGGCCTCAGGGTACGTGTATTAACCATGTATGTGTGTAATACCGGTGCTCGCTGGCATACTGAGATACATTGATGGTAACAACTTAAAATAATACCTGCCCCAACACCCTCTACATCAAATGCAACaatgtttgctgttttcaaagGAATACTTTATTAAATGGAATTAATTGGGAGAAGGAGTTATGTTGTCGTTGACTGTTTTGTAGATCTGGAGATTCGACAGCACGGATATGGAACCTCAGTGAAAACAGCACGAGCGGCTCCACGCAGCTGGTACTTCGGCACTGTATACGAGAAGGAGGGCAGGATGTACCCAGCAACAAAGATGTGACATCACTGGATTGGAACGTAAGTGGAAATGGCAGTGCTCAAAATACTTCGAGAAAATTGTACCCATAATTTTGCATAGGCAAACTTTAAGTGACAGCAACTGTGCATCCTCTGCTACGGctcctgaaatatttctatttttgagTTGCATTGTAATTTCTTGTACTGTACTTTGGGGACTTCTTTTTAATAAGTTGCAGTCAATGTAATAAATATCATAAATCTTACACAGATGTATTCTACCTGAAATTTGCTTTGTGCTCTTTAGCTTTGagttatacattaaaaataaataaaagaacctTTTTGCTGGCAGAGTGAAGGTACACTTCTAGCAACTGGGTCTTACGATGGCTTTGCAAGGATATGGACTAAAGATGGTAAGTGAAATACTTTAATTTCCAGTGTATTTTCCTGTATTGTGGCTCACAGcatagttttttatttttttaatgtattcataTCAATATAAATTTTCAGGTAATCTTGCCAGCACCTTAGGGCAACATAAAGGTCCTATATTTGCGTTAAAATGGAACAAGAAAGGAAACTTCATTTTAAGTGCAGGAGTGGACAAGGTGAGATAATCTTTggtaaaattaaaattctttcctTCACCATTATAATCTAATTGTAAGCATATTAGCAAAGCTATAGAAAGTAAGTAGATTAAACTAAAGGCATGAGACGTAAATATATACTTACAAAGAACTTGTTATGCTAGCTGTGTTTCCTTGTGTTTTATAGTAGTTTATTGAGATATTTTAATTTACTAGATTTCAGTGCTCTGGATCGCTTCCCAATTAGGTTAGCCTAAGTTGGAAAGTAAGTGCATTGAATGCAGGAATGTTTAACCTTTGTGAAACAGAGTCATCTAAAATTTAGTGAAGCATTTTATGcaaagtctcagaaaaaaaatcatactggaAGAATAGGTTCAGGCTGATTTTGAGATCAGTCAAGCCTGAGAATGATTGAAAAGGTTAGCGTTGGAACATAAGAAAAGCCAATATATCTGACTGGGGAGGTGCCAGTAGCATAATGCTATGAAGCTCATTGtttaactgtgttttattttacatgtCTAAACAAACTTAGACTCACAAGGTCTTTAAATTTAAAGCTGTTGTTAGTGTGAGAGATTTTATGAATGGTAGGAAGGGCACACAGTGATGAAGAATAAACTTAAGATTAATTCAGAAAATAGAAGACACTATTCAAAGACTAAGAAGAGTTTAGTTTCTCCTCTGTAACTGATTGAAGGTGCGGAAGTATACAAGGCTTTCTTCTAGTGAGACTGGCAAACTGCAGGCTCAGCAAGGCCACAGGCCCACAGTACTTAAAACTGGCAGTGTCACTGTGAAGTagtagattttcttctttatttattatttttttcctgcacacaTTTAACCTGGCTTGCTTTAGTGCCCAGCTTTATAAATGCTTGTGCTGGCACAACGGAAGGAAAAGTCAATGTCTCAAAGCATGGGAAGAATGGGTTTCTTCTTTTGGCAGCTGTGATGGCTTATGccagtttttaaatctttgtggAGGTACAGctttaatttgcagaaaattaTTCTGGAAGAGAGAGAAGCCTCGTTTCAGTCAATAAAACTCCTTGGACAAAGCAACTGAGAttatgctttgaaaaatattaacagaaagaTTGACCCAACCTTATGCATCTCTTCCATAAATAATTTGTGTGGTCAGTTCATgcttccactgaattcagtgtcAAAATGTTCATTGATCGTTGAGGTAGGTCAGGAATATTGGCATATAATATAGTGATTAATAATTTTTTCATGTAAGATTTCTTTCATCAGAAGGATATCAGAAGTATTGGCAGAGAACAACTCGGAAGAAAATTACAGCCTTAAATCAAATCTTTCAGATTCTTAAGTACGAGTCTAACTGTTATATAAAGATTTCCTTAGGGTCAAATGAGTGTTTGAAATTACAATTTGAATATACaagtatttgaaattaaaataggTGTATGGAGTGgattacaaaaatataaataggaCTAAAGAGATaaatctatttaatttttgtttataaaaaagaAGCCCACAACCCCGTTCTTCCCTCCAGACCCCAAGATGTGATCAAACACCTCTCTAATATTGCACATTATTACTGTTTTCTACTGTTGTCTGTAGACCTAATACTGTTTCCTTTACTACTGGGTAAAACACTAGAAATATACACTGGGAGCAGGTTTGGGCAATGGGGAGTAGACTAGGTAGTCTGATACATCTGAATAGTGGTAGTTGTGGGGAAATTAGCAAATTTGTACAAGTttgtttattgtttatttatCTGTTTAATACAGACCACAATTATTTGGGATGCCCACACTGGTGAAGCCAAGCAGcagtttccttttcattctgGTAAGTCTTGATTTTGATCATTCAGGATTGTCAtctgaaaagatgaaagaagTGTTAttcatcaaaataaattaaaaaatctgaagtttatgGTGCTTATTTACACCCTTTTAAAGTCTTACAGGCAGTCTTAGGGTACTGGCTCTCATATTCATAGTCTTATGAATTTTGAGAATGTAAACAAAGATACAGTTGTTCTGATTGTATAACTTTATCACTCACAATTTTATTACAGTTCTATGAAAGTCATAAGAGATAATCCAAGTATTACTTTCTGTAGTACAGTGGCAGACAAATCAAGTGGGTGGGCCATGAAGGATTTGTGTTTATCAGCTAAGGACTGCATTTGTCATCTTCCTGCTACAGTAATCCCAGCTCCGCATCCCATTGTTCTGCGCTGCCTGCTGTGCTGTCCCCAATTTGTTTGGCCACAAACCAGCTGAAAGGCTGTTCACTGGCCAGCTGGGATGAGAGTGCAGCCTCTCAGGAGGTCAGACAAATTGCTTTGTGGGCTGCATGCTGTGCAAGCCTGCCAGAATCAGCTGGAAAATAGAATAGAGAGATGACGAACATGTCATTGAAGGGCCTTTAAGAAACGTGTCTTGTTTCCACTTTTTATTCCGCTCACACTATGTTTTCAGTGGCATGACAACAATCAAAAACATCAATTCTTGATTTATTCCAAGCAATTCTGTGTGCTATCTGCCATAAATATCTTGGCTTGATCAAATGGAATATGTCGCCCATGATTAAGCTTCAAGTTACCACACCTTATAATGCTGGaattaagaaaggaaataaatcattACCTTTCCCTGGCTGCCATCTATCAGCACAAGCATGGACTGTTAGTGGAGATGAGCTCATGCATGACGATGCGTTAAGTTGTGGGAACCTGTTCCTTATGCTGAGTCTTGAGATTTATTTATAGATGACTTAACTACAGCTTGTTGTCCTGCTGCACTGTCTTCTGTGTAACTGTTTCATTTCAAATATGTTCTATGTTTTAATGACTTCtgttaaattttgtttcctttttttgtgtaaGACTGGTTTTGGCTGCATTTCTCACTGTTCATAGTGTTTGATTATCTTTAGAACTGCTGTAAAATTAATGGTTGCTTCCTGTTGGCATTTGTTCTAAGGTGGTGCATGCTAAATGTACAAATCAAACTTCTGCAGAATACCTACCAtagttttaaatatctttctttttcttttagcacCAGCATTAGATGTTGATTGGCAGAGTAACAACACATTTGCCTCTTGCAGTACAGACATGTGTATTCATGTCTGTAAACTAGGACAAGATAGACCCATCAAAACCTTCCAGGGTCACACAGTAAGTACTGGAAAATTGGGGGTTGCTAgatgatatttttattaatgagagATTGGGGGCCTGGTGTACTTGCCAGTCTAGAGCACATGTGTAATGGTTGGTCTTTGGCAACAGGTAACAGATACACATACGCAGGAAGTTGTAGTTAAGGTCAAATGGTAACTAGTCTCTATCATTATTAGAACAATTCTCACTCCCATGTGCAGCTCTTTCTACCTGTGCCAGGATGGCATAGCAAAAGTGAGCGTAGAAGAAGAAACATGGTGACTTTAAGACTTTGCTATGCACAGCCTATGTTGTGTAAGAGCATGCATGGGAAAATGTGATGAACAGGTAGCAAAAAGTTATTGTTATTGAAGGCAAAGCtaggaatgaaaattaaatgttaaaatactgACAGTTATACAAATACTTATAACTGCTGTCCAACTTTATCTTTTGTAAGCTGTCATTTGTAATGGAAGTGAAGACTCCAATTTATTCTCACTGTTCAATTTTAGAATGAAGTAAACGCAATCAAATGGGATCCAACTGGTAATCTTCTGGCGTCCTGCTCTGATGATATGACTCTAAAGGTAACGGGAGTTCTGGTACTGGCTCGTGTCTTTGTAGGACTCTGGAATGTACACCATCAGCTCGGGCAATCCAGCAGTATCACTGTACTTACTGTGTCGTctaatatttgttcttttttaatataacaaGATTAGGCAATCCTAGCAAATCCTTGTTAATCAGAGCCAAGCTTTAGACCAGAGAACTTGTTACAGGCTGCCACCCTGAGGCTTGAAGCATGATTTATTAGGTGCTTTTAGCTGTTTACAGAATTAGGTCATTAATCATTAAGCTGTCACGCTTTGTGGTTGCTTTTGGTTAAAAGGAAGAGTTGGAATGCATGTTGTGTAATACATACAAGAATGGGTGATTAGTTCCTTTCCTGGATTTCTTatgttttccccttctttctaGCTAAAAATTTCGGCATATTGTTTCTTAAGAGGCTGTGTGTACTCCTTAGTTTTTCTAGTTCATCAGGAGTCATTCTACAGGTTTCAATTGCACTTACACTTTTCCTCCGAATAATTCATAGAATcccagaatggtttggattggaagggaccttaaagatcacccagttccaccCTCCCTGGCATAAGCagacacaccttccactagcccaggttgcccaaaggcccatccaacctggccttgaacccttccagggagggggcagccacagcttctctgggcaacctgtgccagggcctcaccaccctcacagggaagaatttcttcattaaggctaatctaaatctcctctctttcagtttaaaaccattacccctcatcctatccctacactccctgatcaagagtctctccccatctttcctgtaccccctttaagtactggaaggctgctctaaggtctccccagagccttctcttctccaggctgagcatcttcgtggcctcctctggactcactccagcatgtccatgtccttctgatgttggtgcccccagagctggacacagcactgcagtagggggtctcatgagagtggagcagagcgggagaatcccctctctcgacctgctggccacacttctcttgatgcagcccaggacagggttggctttctgggctgcgagtccacattgctggctcatagtcagttttccatccactagtacccccaggtccttctctgcaggactgctctcaatccactcatcgcccagcctggatttgtgcttgggattgagctgacccctgtgcaggaccttgcacttggccttgttgaacttcatgaggttcgcacgggcccacctctccagcctgtccaggtccctctggatcgatcccttccctccagcatgtcaactgcaccacacagcatggtgtcatcagtgaacttgctgagggtgcactcgatccaactgtccatgtcaccagtaaagatgttaaacagcactggtcccagcaccaacccttgaggaacgccactcgtcactgctctccacttggacatggagccattgaccgcaactctttgagtgcgaccatccagccaattccttatccacgaagtggtccatccatcaaatccacgtgtctccaatttagagaccaggatgtcatgcaggacagtgtcaaatgctttgcacaagtccaggtagatgacgtcagttgctcttccgttacccaccagtgctgtaaccctgttgtagaaggccaccagatttgtcagacaagatttgcccttagtgaagccatgttggctgtcaccaatgacctccttattttccatgttcccTAGCCTATTtaccaggaggatctgttccatgatcttgctgggcacagaggttcATAGCAACATGCTTTCTTGCAGAACTGGGGCAAATTTGTGAATGCAGAGAATACTGTAACTTATAGGTAGGACTTCAAGGCACACTAGAGATCCCTACAAAAATACCACCAGGTTAGATGCACTAGAAGAAATGAGGTTGTTCATGTCTGACAGGCTTGTGCCGTTTCCATGGTACAGATGCTTTTCTGTTACTCCCATAGTGCTTTATATTTAGTGGATGTTTTAGCACTCTGTTTGGTAGAGTATCTGCATATGGTTTTTTTTATGTTGACAGCACTGTCCTCTAGTAGCCCTTTAGACAGCGATTTCCATCTAGCTCACTGTTGTTTAATCAGAGAGGGAATGGCTAAACGAGTAGCCAGATATCCCCTCCTCTGCTGACTCAGGCTCTTGCAGTGAAAATAATCTTATCTAAATATAAACATTTGAGTATTAAACCTCTAGTCTAAAGCGAGATGTCTGGGCATCTTTAGTCAACAGAGTGTCTAGCACCACTGAAGAGCAATTCATCCTTTCCTAAGTGTCTTAAGTCAAGTGTAATGAGTAAACCCCTGAGAGCATTGGTGGTTCTCCATTGGCAATGGATGGAGTCAGAATAGCCAGCTTAAGCTAGATATTTAATACTTAAGACAGCTGAAACTCAGGTGAGATGAATTCCAATTTAGAGCTAAGCTGTTGCTGCTGTCTCTGAGTAGAGAGGTGACAACTGGGAACATGTCACCATTTGTGGACTCAGGCAATTCAGGCAATTAACTTCTTGGTTGCTGTTTTGAATTCAGCCCAGCCTGGAAAgaattttatcattttgttcaggATTAACTGGAAGACCAATTGCTTGTAGATCAGTCTGCGCATCACTAATCACTTGTGGATCGCTTACTTTCAATGGCAGTGGGCATGAATGTCAGGTTTTGAAGCATATGGAAGATGcctagtgttttattttttttctctcttgtgatGCCAACTTGATGTTCTCTAGGGCAGCTAACAAGGATTCTTTTCGTCTATACTAGTTTTGGGAAGAGAAGCTAGATTTTGATCCCATCAATTCAAACTGGAAATACAATTTGAATTCTGTCTGCACATTGAAAATCAATTTCTCCTTCAGTGAGGCATCAGTTCTGAAAAGCATCATTTATATAAACATACACCTCAACTGCATCTTAAATACAGTTGGGCTTAAACATGATCCTGTTAGCTTTTTCTAACAAAAGGTGAGCTAAAAGCATTGCTGAAGcagatagaattaaaaaaagcattcagATGATTAGCTACCATATCAAGTTTCACATTTAGGAAAAGGTATAAAAGCCTTCCAAAATCCCTTCTGTAGTGGCAATGCAAACTTTTACTAGAATAAAGTTATTTTGTTGGAGTCCTAAGGAACTGCGTGAAGTACTGAACAAACACCTGGCAAAGCAAATCCTAACAAGCCAGGAAAATGCCATAATGGTTTTTGCAGTATG
Encoded here:
- the TBL1XR1 gene encoding F-box-like/WD repeat-containing protein TBL1XR1 isoform X1, encoding MSISSDEVNFLVYRYLQESGFSHSAFTFGIESHISQSNINGALVPPAALISIIQKGLQYVEAEVSINEDGTLFDGRPIESLSLIDAVMPDVVQTRQQAYRDKLAQQQAAAAAAAAATNQQGSAKNGENTANGEENGAHTIANNHTDMMEVDGDVEIPPNKAVVLRGHESEVFICAWNPVSDLLASGSGDSTARIWNLSENSTSGSTQLVLRHCIREGGQDVPSNKDVTSLDWNSEGTLLATGSYDGFARIWTKDGNLASTLGQHKGPIFALKWNKKGNFILSAGVDKTTIIWDAHTGEAKQQFPFHSAPALDVDWQSNNTFASCSTDMCIHVCKLGQDRPIKTFQGHTNEVNAIKWDPTGNLLASCSDDMTLKIWSMKQDSCVHDLQAHNKEIYTIKWSPTGPGTNNPNANLMLASASFDSTVRLWDVDRGICIHTLTKHQEPVYSVAFSPDGRYLASGSFDKCVHIWNTQTGALVHSYRGTGGIFEVCWNAAGDKVGASASDGSVCVLDLRK
- the TBL1XR1 gene encoding F-box-like/WD repeat-containing protein TBL1XR1 isoform X2, producing MPDVVQTRQQAYRDKLAQQQAAAAAAAAATNQQGSAKNGENTANGEENGAHTIANNHTDMMEVDGDVEIPPNKAVVLRGHESEVFICAWNPVSDLLASGSGDSTARIWNLSENSTSGSTQLVLRHCIREGGQDVPSNKDVTSLDWNSEGTLLATGSYDGFARIWTKDGNLASTLGQHKGPIFALKWNKKGNFILSAGVDKTTIIWDAHTGEAKQQFPFHSAPALDVDWQSNNTFASCSTDMCIHVCKLGQDRPIKTFQGHTNEVNAIKWDPTGNLLASCSDDMTLKIWSMKQDSCVHDLQAHNKEIYTIKWSPTGPGTNNPNANLMLASASFDSTVRLWDVDRGICIHTLTKHQEPVYSVAFSPDGRYLASGSFDKCVHIWNTQTGALVHSYRGTGGIFEVCWNAAGDKVGASASDGSVCVLDLRK